One window from the genome of Paraneptunicella aestuarii encodes:
- a CDS encoding malic enzyme-like NAD(P)-binding protein has translation MSDIKAKALHYHANPVPGKISIALTKPAESAQDLALAYSPGVAEPVREIAADPDAAYKYTAKGNLVAVISNGTAILGLGDLGPLASKPVMEGKALLFKRFANLDAIDIEVKHETTQEFINTVANIADTFGGINLEDIKAPECFEIEQALIERCSIPVFHDDQHGTAIVTAAGLLNALEIQGKSIHDSVIVCLGAGAAAVACMEMLVKCGAQREHIYMLDRQGVVHTRRDELPPHKRLFANNTDKRTLEDALEGADVFVGVSGPDLLPPEALKLMAPNPVVFACSNPDPEIKPSLAHEARSDIIMATGRSDYPNQVNNVLCFPFIFRGAMDVRARVINDEMKLAAVEAIRNIAKEPVPAKVLEAAQVSELTFGKDYIIPKPMDTRLCYRVAKAVAEAAINSGVASITELPADYLADMRG, from the coding sequence ATGTCTGATATAAAAGCTAAAGCTTTGCACTATCACGCTAACCCTGTACCCGGGAAAATTAGTATCGCCCTCACCAAACCAGCCGAAAGTGCCCAAGATCTAGCTCTCGCTTATAGTCCTGGCGTTGCCGAACCCGTGCGAGAAATCGCGGCAGATCCAGACGCAGCATACAAATACACTGCAAAGGGAAACCTGGTTGCTGTTATTTCCAATGGCACAGCCATTTTAGGTCTGGGAGATTTGGGGCCTCTTGCCTCTAAGCCCGTTATGGAAGGGAAAGCATTACTGTTCAAACGGTTTGCCAACCTCGATGCCATTGATATCGAAGTAAAGCATGAAACAACCCAAGAATTTATTAACACTGTTGCCAATATCGCCGACACATTTGGCGGTATAAATCTGGAAGATATCAAAGCTCCTGAGTGTTTTGAAATTGAGCAAGCGCTGATTGAACGCTGCAGCATTCCAGTATTTCATGATGATCAACATGGCACAGCTATTGTTACAGCAGCCGGTTTATTGAATGCTCTGGAAATTCAGGGTAAGTCGATCCACGATTCGGTGATTGTATGCCTTGGTGCTGGCGCTGCAGCCGTTGCCTGTATGGAAATGCTGGTGAAATGTGGTGCGCAACGTGAGCATATTTACATGCTGGATCGCCAGGGTGTGGTTCATACTCGTCGTGACGAGCTCCCGCCGCACAAGCGCTTGTTTGCCAACAACACTGACAAACGCACTCTTGAAGATGCCCTTGAAGGCGCTGACGTGTTTGTTGGCGTATCAGGCCCGGATTTACTGCCACCAGAAGCGCTTAAATTAATGGCTCCAAACCCTGTGGTTTTCGCCTGTTCCAATCCGGATCCGGAAATCAAACCATCGCTAGCTCACGAAGCGCGTAGCGACATCATTATGGCAACAGGCCGTTCTGATTATCCCAATCAGGTAAACAACGTGCTTTGTTTCCCATTTATTTTCCGAGGCGCGATGGATGTTCGAGCCAGAGTAATCAATGATGAAATGAAGCTCGCGGCAGTAGAAGCTATACGCAATATCGCTAAAGAGCCTGTACCAGCAAAAGTCCTGGAAGCAGCTCAGGTTTCCGAGTTAACTTTTGGTAAGGACTACATCATTCCCAAGCCAATGGACACTCGTCTTTGTTATCGTGTAGCCAAAGCCGTTGCTGAGGCAGCTATTAATTCTGGCGTTGCCTCTATCACTGAATTACCCGCTGATTATTTGGCTGACATGCGAGGCTGA
- the rpmE gene encoding 50S ribosomal protein L31: MKEGIHPEYNEITANCSCGNVMKINSTLNKDLNLDVCSACHPFYTGKQKIVDTGGRVDRFKKRFGALKSK; encoded by the coding sequence ATGAAAGAAGGTATCCATCCAGAATACAACGAAATTACTGCAAACTGTTCTTGCGGTAACGTTATGAAGATCAACTCAACTTTGAACAAAGACTTGAACCTGGACGTATGTTCTGCATGTCACCCGTTCTATACTGGTAAGCAGAAAATCGTTGATACAGGTGGTCGTGTTGATCGCTTCAAGAAACGTTTCGGTGCGCTTAAATCTAAATAA
- the priA gene encoding primosomal protein N', translating into MANSILEVALPVPMRRVFDYLCPESLCDVINIGSRVAVSFGHRQLIGIVVATKSESEWQIDKLKPIRKLLDDEPVIDEALFTLLNWASKYYHHPIGEVLTTAIPARLRKGEANERPGLTYWQATDEGMSADLDSLKRAAKQQQLLQKLQQGRQPESLLREHYSPQIFTGLRKKAFIESLQVIPALSCDWAQHIEVSDKPFASKEQAVVISALKQQTQQFSVSLIEGVTGSGKTEVYLQAIEPILMQGVQVLVLVPEIGLTPQTVSRFQHRFQIEVGVLHSGMTDNERLSVWQRAKAGDLGIVIGTRSAVFTPFNKLGMIIIDEEHDSSYKQADGLRYHARDMAVMRAKQLNIPLLLGSATPSLESLHNARQKRYRHFQLHQRAGNALHTHFHTLDLRQQPLQFGLAPGTIKQIRHHLEQGNQVLIFLNRRGYAPALLCHECGHVELCGHCERPYTMHKQMNQLHCHHCGHSKGLPRQCSECHSKDIAPLGMGTEQLEQGIQQMFPQYSAIRIDSDTMRAKSRLNQILDDIQSGEHQLLIGTQILAKGHHFPNVTLVVVVDIDGALFSADYRSAEQLAQLITQIAGRAGRASKPGEMWLQSHHPGHPLIEDLLHNGYGHFARQLLLERQHANLPPFSYQVLIRAESAEKQAAYDFLLSLCRSFRETPLQDQATLQAIGPLPALLEKRQGRYRFQLILQSQGRAPLHEALQRQLAMMESHPLASKVRWSVDIDPQEFY; encoded by the coding sequence ATGGCAAATTCTATTCTTGAAGTCGCGCTTCCCGTGCCCATGCGTCGAGTGTTTGATTACCTCTGTCCTGAATCTCTTTGTGATGTGATTAACATCGGTTCTCGTGTTGCCGTTTCTTTTGGTCATCGCCAGCTGATTGGAATTGTTGTTGCGACCAAATCAGAGTCTGAATGGCAAATAGATAAGCTCAAACCAATCCGCAAATTATTGGATGATGAACCGGTTATCGACGAGGCGTTGTTTACGTTATTGAACTGGGCGAGCAAGTATTACCATCACCCTATTGGTGAAGTGTTGACTACCGCGATTCCAGCAAGGTTACGTAAAGGTGAAGCGAATGAACGCCCTGGGTTGACCTATTGGCAAGCGACAGATGAAGGAATGTCTGCCGATCTGGATTCACTTAAACGCGCTGCCAAACAGCAGCAATTGTTGCAAAAATTGCAGCAAGGTCGGCAACCCGAGTCCTTATTGCGAGAGCATTACTCACCTCAAATCTTCACCGGATTACGCAAAAAAGCTTTTATTGAATCATTACAGGTCATTCCAGCATTAAGTTGTGACTGGGCGCAGCATATTGAAGTCAGCGACAAGCCCTTTGCTTCAAAAGAACAGGCGGTGGTGATCAGTGCGTTGAAACAACAAACGCAGCAATTTAGTGTTAGTTTGATCGAAGGTGTAACCGGAAGCGGCAAAACCGAAGTGTATTTGCAAGCGATTGAGCCAATTCTAATGCAGGGTGTTCAGGTTCTGGTATTAGTTCCAGAAATTGGATTAACGCCGCAAACGGTGAGCCGTTTTCAGCATCGCTTTCAAATCGAAGTGGGTGTGTTGCATTCAGGCATGACGGATAACGAGCGTTTGTCGGTTTGGCAGCGAGCAAAAGCCGGGGATTTGGGCATTGTCATCGGCACGCGTTCAGCCGTGTTCACGCCTTTTAACAAACTGGGCATGATCATTATTGATGAAGAACATGACAGTTCCTATAAGCAGGCCGATGGGTTGCGCTATCATGCGCGTGACATGGCGGTCATGCGAGCAAAGCAGTTAAATATACCGCTGCTGCTTGGTTCAGCAACGCCATCTTTGGAAAGTTTGCACAATGCTCGCCAGAAACGATATCGCCACTTTCAACTTCACCAGCGTGCGGGTAATGCATTGCATACCCATTTTCATACCCTGGATTTACGTCAGCAGCCATTGCAATTTGGTTTAGCTCCAGGAACCATCAAGCAGATACGGCATCATTTAGAGCAAGGTAATCAGGTACTGATTTTCCTGAATCGACGAGGCTATGCGCCAGCTTTGCTGTGCCACGAATGTGGACACGTTGAGTTATGCGGTCATTGCGAGCGTCCTTATACCATGCACAAGCAAATGAACCAGTTGCATTGTCATCATTGCGGTCATAGCAAAGGTTTACCTCGTCAGTGCAGCGAGTGCCACAGTAAAGACATTGCGCCACTGGGCATGGGAACTGAGCAGTTGGAACAAGGCATTCAGCAAATGTTCCCGCAATACTCTGCCATTCGTATCGACAGCGACACCATGCGCGCCAAAAGCCGTTTGAATCAAATTCTGGACGATATTCAAAGCGGTGAACATCAACTCTTGATTGGCACGCAGATTCTGGCGAAAGGACATCATTTTCCTAACGTTACCCTCGTTGTCGTGGTGGATATTGATGGGGCTTTGTTTAGCGCAGATTATCGCAGTGCCGAACAGCTGGCACAGTTGATTACTCAAATTGCTGGAAGAGCAGGAAGGGCAAGTAAACCGGGTGAAATGTGGTTGCAGTCTCATCATCCCGGGCATCCATTGATAGAAGATTTGCTGCACAATGGCTACGGACATTTTGCCCGACAGCTGTTGTTAGAGCGGCAACATGCGAACCTACCGCCGTTTAGCTATCAGGTGCTGATTCGCGCTGAATCTGCGGAAAAGCAAGCTGCTTACGATTTTCTATTGAGCTTGTGCCGAAGCTTTCGGGAAACACCATTGCAGGATCAAGCCACATTGCAAGCCATTGGCCCCTTACCCGCTTTATTAGAGAAACGTCAGGGGCGCTACCGTTTTCAATTGATTTTGCAAAGCCAGGGCAGAGCTCCACTCCACGAAGCATTACAAAGGCAATTGGCGATGATGGAAAGTCACCCGTTGGCGAGTAAGGTGAGGTGGTCTGTGGATATTGATCCTCAAGAGTTTTACTGA
- a CDS encoding SPOR domain-containing protein — protein sequence MAPKDYVGRGQAKKAQPPPRPPFPWIRTIITLLLVVGFAVFLWFIRDEKKDEVELQSQPTVKEVEPLPDPPKEKWEFMKILPDPNNTVEVDVPDAPNSGKTYVMQCGSFRTVAQAEEMRAKIAFQGLESQVKTSDGQNGKWHRVVLGPYDSKRNAERDRHKLQRAGMTTCRIW from the coding sequence ATGGCACCGAAAGATTACGTTGGACGCGGTCAGGCCAAGAAAGCTCAGCCTCCACCTCGCCCACCATTTCCCTGGATTAGAACGATTATTACACTGCTTTTGGTAGTGGGCTTTGCTGTATTTTTATGGTTCATTCGGGATGAAAAGAAAGATGAAGTAGAGTTACAAAGTCAGCCTACCGTTAAGGAAGTGGAGCCTTTACCTGATCCGCCCAAAGAAAAATGGGAGTTCATGAAAATTCTGCCCGATCCTAATAATACGGTTGAAGTTGACGTGCCTGATGCTCCAAATTCAGGTAAAACCTATGTAATGCAGTGTGGTTCGTTTAGAACGGTTGCTCAAGCGGAAGAAATGCGTGCCAAAATTGCTTTCCAAGGGTTGGAATCGCAAGTGAAAACCAGCGATGGTCAAAATGGCAAATGGCATCGCGTCGTGCTTGGGCCTTATGACAGTAAACGAAACGCTGAGCGTGACCGCCATAAACTGCAACGAGCAGGCATGACAACCTGCCGTATCTGGTAA
- the hslV gene encoding ATP-dependent protease subunit HslV — translation MTTIVSVRRGNQVVMAGDGQVSLGNTVMKGNAKKVRRLYKDKVLAGFAGGTADAFTLFERFESKLEQHQGHLTKAAVELAKDWRTDRMLRRLEALLAVADETASLIITGNGDVIQPENDLIAIGSGGPYAQAAATALLENTDLGAKEMAEKALNIAGDICVFTNHSQTIEILDY, via the coding sequence GTGACTACTATTGTTTCAGTAAGACGCGGAAATCAGGTTGTTATGGCGGGTGATGGTCAAGTTTCACTTGGTAATACCGTTATGAAAGGCAACGCGAAAAAAGTTCGTCGTCTTTATAAAGATAAGGTTCTTGCCGGATTTGCTGGAGGTACTGCAGATGCCTTTACCTTATTTGAACGCTTTGAATCGAAGCTGGAACAGCATCAAGGGCATCTTACCAAAGCCGCCGTGGAGTTGGCCAAAGATTGGCGTACCGACAGAATGTTGCGTCGCTTAGAAGCCTTGCTTGCTGTGGCAGATGAAACGGCGTCACTTATCATTACGGGTAATGGTGATGTGATCCAGCCAGAGAACGACTTGATCGCGATTGGCTCAGGCGGCCCTTATGCTCAGGCTGCGGCTACCGCTTTGCTGGAAAATACGGATTTGGGCGCTAAAGAAATGGCTGAAAAAGCCTTGAACATAGCGGGTGATATCTGTGTCTTCACCAACCATTCCCAAACTATTGAAATACTGGATTATTAA
- the hslU gene encoding HslU--HslV peptidase ATPase subunit encodes MSEMTPREIVHELDNHIIGQQNAKRAVAIALRNRWRRMQLNEDLRQEVTPKNILMIGPTGVGKTEIARRLAKLANAPFIKVEATKFTEVGYVGKEVDTIIRDLADIAVKMTKEQELQKVRYRAEEAAEDRILDVLLPPAENVWGEKEKTEDSSTRQIFRKKLREGSLDEKEIEIDVALPQVGVEIMAPPGMEEMTSQLQGMFQNLSGTQKKKKKLKVKDAMKFLIEEEASKLVNQEELKEKALESVEQNGIVFIDEIDKICKREGTGTADVSREGVQRDLLPLVEGSTVNTKHGMVKTDHILFIASGAFQMSKPSDLIPELQGRLPIRVELSALTTNDFKRILTEPNASLTEQYQALLKTEGVDLSFTEDGIDRIAHAAWQVNESIENIGARRLHTVMEKLMEDISFDASEKSGHALEINAKYVDDHLDALIENEDLSRFIL; translated from the coding sequence ATGTCTGAGATGACCCCTAGAGAAATCGTTCACGAGTTGGACAATCACATCATTGGACAACAGAACGCGAAACGTGCGGTTGCCATCGCGCTTCGTAACCGTTGGCGTCGAATGCAGTTAAATGAAGATTTACGTCAGGAAGTCACACCTAAAAACATCCTGATGATCGGCCCGACAGGGGTCGGTAAAACTGAAATTGCTCGACGTTTGGCTAAATTGGCTAATGCGCCCTTCATTAAGGTGGAAGCCACCAAGTTCACCGAAGTGGGCTATGTTGGTAAGGAAGTGGACACCATTATTCGTGATCTTGCCGACATCGCAGTAAAGATGACTAAAGAGCAGGAATTGCAAAAAGTACGTTATCGTGCGGAAGAAGCCGCCGAAGATCGCATTTTGGATGTGTTGCTGCCTCCTGCTGAAAACGTTTGGGGTGAGAAAGAAAAAACCGAAGATTCCAGCACGCGCCAGATCTTCCGCAAGAAGTTGCGCGAAGGCAGTCTTGATGAAAAAGAGATCGAGATTGATGTTGCTCTGCCTCAGGTTGGTGTTGAAATCATGGCGCCTCCAGGTATGGAGGAAATGACCAGTCAACTTCAAGGTATGTTCCAGAATCTGAGCGGTACGCAGAAGAAAAAGAAGAAGTTGAAAGTAAAAGATGCGATGAAATTCCTGATAGAAGAAGAAGCCAGCAAGCTGGTTAATCAGGAGGAGCTGAAAGAAAAAGCGCTGGAATCGGTTGAGCAAAACGGCATCGTATTTATCGACGAAATCGACAAGATTTGTAAGCGTGAAGGCACGGGTACTGCTGATGTTTCCCGTGAAGGTGTGCAGCGTGATTTGCTGCCATTAGTTGAAGGTTCAACGGTTAATACCAAACATGGCATGGTGAAGACGGATCATATTTTGTTTATCGCGTCTGGCGCATTTCAAATGTCCAAGCCTTCTGACTTGATCCCTGAACTTCAAGGCCGTCTGCCAATTCGCGTTGAATTGTCTGCGCTAACAACGAATGACTTTAAGCGCATTTTGACTGAGCCGAATGCATCCTTAACCGAGCAGTATCAAGCGTTGCTAAAAACCGAAGGTGTCGATTTATCTTTCACCGAAGACGGCATTGATCGTATCGCTCATGCGGCATGGCAAGTGAATGAAAGCATTGAAAATATCGGTGCGCGTCGTTTGCATACCGTGATGGAAAAGTTGATGGAAGATATCTCGTTTGATGCTTCCGAAAAAAGTGGTCATGCGTTGGAAATTAATGCCAAGTACGTAGATGATCACCTGGATGCATTGATCGAAAACGAAGACCTGAGTCGCTTTATTTTGTAA
- a CDS encoding nuclear transport factor 2 family protein, with protein sequence MMKRLLLILVCGIFASNAYASGLSEQELKAKATQFLQAKEAKQQPSTTEADIDHFLSFFSDEFTDEHVKFNVTVTDKNEFKQGLMGKMQDEIAYNKIEIGEMLIGANVVAVKFTENGKVKPSHLNKFIEYSVPHIMVMEFDEKGLIKHLRRHHGK encoded by the coding sequence ATGATGAAACGCTTATTACTCATTCTTGTATGCGGTATTTTTGCATCAAACGCTTATGCTTCCGGGCTGTCAGAGCAAGAACTGAAAGCCAAAGCGACCCAGTTTCTACAGGCTAAAGAAGCCAAGCAACAACCCTCTACCACCGAAGCCGATATTGATCACTTCCTGTCGTTTTTCTCGGATGAATTCACCGACGAGCATGTAAAATTTAATGTTACGGTGACGGACAAAAACGAGTTCAAACAAGGATTGATGGGCAAAATGCAGGATGAGATCGCCTACAACAAAATTGAAATAGGAGAAATGCTCATTGGTGCCAATGTAGTTGCGGTTAAATTCACAGAAAACGGCAAAGTTAAACCATCACACCTGAATAAGTTTATCGAATACAGCGTTCCACACATTATGGTCATGGAATTTGATGAAAAGGGTTTAATCAAACATTTGAGAAGACATCACGGCAAATAA
- a CDS encoding serine hydrolase domain-containing protein encodes MPKIRAFQFITLFILASSQAVQAQSPHWMDEFLAGTQAKVKEKKVPGYSMVYVEQGTPAQYFSYGLTESNGTKINEFTLFRLASVSKTFTGSLTAKLVEQGKLDWQTSISKLAPDFGFDQTGMANITLEHILSQSSGLVPNAYDNLIEANYSVKRILNELAELQPLCQPGECYTYQNALFGVLEQHFNQNNVSYSSLLQKELLQPLKMQYTSVGKVPLESAKSWAKPHVLTRDKTWKKTNVSNNYYRFAPAAGINTNSKDLGIWLKALLGERPDVLSPEVITGVTTPKIRTKREIYRKGWKGHLHDAYYGYGWRVYDFDGHKLNYHSGWVRGYRAEIGFSPETGAGFAVLMNAESNVINEIGAEFWAKYFQHLNSDQFANNEENTGNAGE; translated from the coding sequence ATGCCCAAAATCCGAGCTTTTCAATTTATCACTTTATTTATACTAGCCTCTAGCCAGGCAGTGCAGGCTCAGTCGCCACATTGGATGGACGAATTCCTGGCTGGCACGCAAGCAAAAGTAAAAGAAAAGAAAGTGCCCGGTTACAGCATGGTCTATGTAGAACAAGGCACTCCAGCTCAATATTTCAGTTATGGTCTCACCGAATCCAACGGTACTAAAATCAATGAATTTACGCTGTTCAGATTGGCTTCGGTATCGAAAACCTTTACCGGCAGTTTAACCGCGAAATTGGTAGAGCAAGGTAAGCTGGATTGGCAAACCTCTATTTCAAAACTCGCGCCCGATTTTGGCTTCGACCAAACCGGTATGGCCAATATCACCCTTGAGCATATACTCAGTCAGAGTAGTGGTTTGGTGCCCAATGCTTACGACAACCTGATTGAAGCTAACTATTCGGTCAAACGTATTCTTAATGAACTGGCAGAATTACAACCGTTATGCCAACCGGGTGAATGTTACACCTATCAAAATGCCTTATTCGGCGTGTTAGAACAGCATTTTAATCAAAACAACGTTTCCTACAGCTCCTTACTGCAAAAAGAGCTTTTGCAACCTTTAAAAATGCAATACACCTCAGTAGGTAAAGTCCCTCTTGAATCCGCGAAATCCTGGGCTAAACCTCATGTTTTGACACGAGATAAGACCTGGAAGAAAACCAACGTGTCTAATAATTACTATCGCTTTGCCCCTGCAGCTGGCATCAATACCAACTCAAAAGACTTGGGGATCTGGCTTAAAGCCTTGTTAGGTGAACGTCCCGACGTATTAAGCCCGGAAGTCATTACCGGTGTCACCACACCCAAAATACGCACCAAACGCGAGATATATAGAAAAGGGTGGAAAGGCCATTTGCATGACGCTTATTACGGATATGGCTGGCGAGTTTATGATTTCGACGGACACAAGTTGAATTATCACAGTGGTTGGGTACGAGGCTATCGTGCGGAAATCGGTTTCTCTCCGGAAACCGGCGCAGGGTTTGCCGTATTGATGAATGCCGAGTCCAATGTGATTAATGAAATTGGCGCTGAATTCTGGGCAAAATACTTTCAACATTTAAACTCAGACCAATTCGCCAATAATGAGGAAAACACCGGCAACGCAGGAGAGTAA
- a CDS encoding DNA-3-methyladenine glycosylase 2 family protein, whose amino-acid sequence MSALVSIPHSQYQQARHSRDPRFDGRFFVAVRTTGIFCRNICPVKMPKEENVEYFDFAAQAMQAGYRPCLRCRPDSAPGSFAWKGTETTLIRAMKLLKESPSLSMQALCERLGISDRYLRKLFQRYLGIAPKQYQMTEQLLFAKNLLHETQLSVEDVAQSCGFNSSRRLQDNMMKFLRLSPGQVRQQSLTHANGKALCNSLRLSFREPYHWPQVRDFMALRAIEGVEIVTDDGYQRHFTLPVGAESEPVHGTFKAMFNAEERVFDVQIEMNSYRNLGDVIRNIRRVLDLDADSNAIAECMIKAGVPEQTIVQGLRLPGVWSVFEAGVRAILGQQVSVKAAISHLSRLTESCGFEIDGKLYFPTAQHILDNNLDCLKMPGARKQTLHNLAQYMVDKDKQSSTGLHQVDDWLSIKGIGPWTVAYAQMRGQSEPDIWLDTDLVIKKQLQQHDICADFAAPWRSYLTFQLWSMA is encoded by the coding sequence ATGTCCGCCTTGGTTTCGATACCGCATTCTCAGTACCAGCAAGCGCGTCATAGCCGTGATCCGCGCTTTGATGGTCGCTTTTTTGTGGCGGTGAGAACCACAGGTATTTTCTGTCGCAATATTTGCCCGGTAAAAATGCCTAAAGAAGAGAATGTGGAGTATTTCGACTTTGCAGCTCAGGCCATGCAAGCGGGTTATCGCCCTTGCTTGCGGTGCCGTCCAGACAGTGCGCCGGGATCTTTTGCCTGGAAAGGAACCGAAACCACATTAATACGCGCAATGAAGCTGTTAAAAGAATCACCGTCTTTGTCTATGCAAGCTTTATGTGAGCGATTAGGGATTTCCGATCGCTACCTGAGAAAGCTATTTCAACGCTATTTGGGCATTGCGCCAAAGCAATATCAAATGACTGAGCAGCTATTATTTGCCAAGAATTTACTGCATGAAACTCAGCTTTCTGTCGAAGATGTTGCGCAAAGTTGTGGCTTTAACAGCTCACGTCGTCTGCAAGACAACATGATGAAGTTCCTGCGCTTATCGCCAGGGCAGGTTCGGCAGCAAAGCCTTACACATGCCAATGGTAAGGCTTTATGTAATAGCTTACGCTTGTCGTTCAGGGAACCTTATCATTGGCCACAGGTTAGAGATTTCATGGCATTAAGGGCGATAGAGGGGGTGGAAATCGTCACAGATGACGGCTATCAACGTCATTTCACCTTGCCTGTAGGTGCTGAGTCAGAGCCTGTACATGGCACTTTCAAAGCAATGTTCAATGCTGAAGAGCGGGTGTTTGATGTACAGATAGAAATGAATTCTTATCGAAATCTCGGGGACGTTATACGTAATATTCGTCGTGTGCTGGATTTGGATGCAGACAGTAATGCCATTGCTGAATGCATGATAAAGGCTGGTGTTCCAGAGCAAACTATCGTGCAGGGATTGCGTTTACCCGGAGTGTGGAGTGTGTTTGAAGCGGGGGTAAGGGCAATTTTGGGGCAGCAGGTTTCGGTAAAGGCTGCGATTTCTCATTTGAGTCGATTAACTGAAAGCTGTGGTTTTGAGATTGATGGAAAATTGTATTTCCCTACGGCACAACACATTTTGGATAACAATCTGGATTGTTTGAAAATGCCGGGAGCCAGAAAGCAGACTTTACATAATCTTGCTCAGTACATGGTAGATAAGGATAAGCAAAGTTCGACAGGTCTACATCAAGTTGACGATTGGTTATCCATTAAAGGTATTGGCCCTTGGACAGTTGCCTATGCCCAAATGCGTGGGCAGTCAGAGCCCGACATTTGGCTGGATACCGATCTGGTCATCAAGAAGCAACTACAACAACATGACATTTGCGCTGATTTTGCAGCACCTTGGCGTAGTTATCTTACTTTTCAATTATGGAGTATGGCGTGA
- a CDS encoding methylated-DNA--[protein]-cysteine S-methyltransferase, with product MNHTYLSTELGLVKITGNEAAITHIDFVANKDFPETETVVLKQAKAQLQEYFDGSRTEFDLPLSPKGTAFQQKVWEQLQTIPFGKTVSYQDIAKGIGNPRGTQAVGGANGKNPIAIVIPCHRVIGKNGTLTGYAGGLDKKAWLLALEQKHN from the coding sequence GTGAACCACACTTATTTATCGACAGAACTTGGCTTGGTAAAGATCACTGGCAACGAAGCCGCGATTACTCATATTGATTTTGTTGCCAACAAAGATTTCCCAGAGACAGAAACGGTTGTATTAAAGCAGGCGAAAGCTCAACTACAAGAATACTTCGATGGTTCCAGAACAGAATTCGATTTGCCACTTTCTCCTAAAGGCACGGCTTTTCAACAGAAAGTTTGGGAGCAGCTACAAACGATTCCTTTTGGGAAAACAGTGAGTTATCAGGATATTGCTAAAGGCATTGGTAATCCCAGAGGTACACAAGCGGTTGGTGGAGCAAATGGTAAGAACCCAATTGCCATTGTGATCCCTTGTCATCGAGTGATAGGTAAGAATGGTACTCTTACTGGATATGCCGGTGGGCTGGATAAAAAAGCCTGGTTATTAGCGCTGGAACAAAAGCATAATTAG
- a CDS encoding DMT family transporter, which produces MHLKWLLELVLLAAIWGSSFMFMRLSVVELGAFPMTFTRTVIATLFLGTILYFTRRKDMQLIAKHWKLLVLIALSSTAVPFCLWSFVSYYLESGPMAVLNATTPLFGALIAFVWLKEKLESSAIIGLFLGFIGVCVLMIVPQSGVSLETLPVLVGLMATTCYGIAANLTRAKAKGLPPMAVATGSQLFSSLVLAPFALYTWPEAMPSSTAVWSTVVLGIACTGFAFYMYFKMIAEQGITKTLSVTYLIPLFAILWGSLFLGEIIEFRTLLGGGFILLGVAFTTGYIRLGRKRLAETNC; this is translated from the coding sequence ATGCATTTGAAATGGCTACTTGAACTTGTCTTGTTAGCGGCAATTTGGGGCTCATCTTTTATGTTTATGCGCTTGTCAGTGGTTGAGCTGGGCGCATTTCCAATGACCTTTACTCGTACCGTCATCGCGACATTATTCTTGGGAACGATTCTCTATTTCACCCGACGCAAAGACATGCAACTTATCGCCAAACATTGGAAGTTGTTGGTGCTTATTGCTCTGAGCAGCACCGCAGTGCCTTTCTGTTTATGGAGCTTTGTGAGTTACTATCTGGAATCGGGCCCAATGGCTGTATTGAACGCTACTACACCGTTGTTTGGGGCTCTGATTGCTTTTGTCTGGTTAAAAGAAAAACTGGAAAGCAGCGCTATTATCGGGCTGTTTTTGGGGTTCATCGGAGTGTGTGTCTTAATGATAGTGCCTCAGTCGGGAGTGAGTTTGGAAACTCTTCCTGTATTAGTGGGATTGATGGCGACCACATGCTATGGCATAGCTGCAAACCTGACGAGAGCGAAAGCTAAGGGCTTGCCTCCTATGGCGGTTGCTACGGGCAGCCAGTTGTTTTCTTCTTTGGTGCTTGCGCCATTTGCCCTTTATACCTGGCCTGAAGCTATGCCCAGTTCGACGGCTGTGTGGAGCACTGTCGTACTAGGGATTGCCTGTACCGGCTTTGCGTTTTACATGTATTTCAAAATGATTGCAGAGCAGGGAATTACCAAAACCTTATCGGTGACTTACCTTATCCCCTTGTTTGCTATCCTTTGGGGAAGCTTGTTCCTGGGCGAAATTATTGAGTTTAGAACCTTGTTAGGTGGCGGCTTTATCTTGCTAGGCGTTGCTTTTACTACCGGTTATATTCGGTTGGGTCGAAAGCGATTAGCTGAAACTAATTGCTAG